In Sphaeramia orbicularis chromosome 12, fSphaOr1.1, whole genome shotgun sequence, the following proteins share a genomic window:
- the gpr19 gene encoding putative G-protein coupled receptor 19 isoform X1, whose protein sequence is MRDGTRTRAAPHCCSSITMVYAQSTNTVGVNPSLYLPSFTSLTQMSFNYSERENPTVLATLPTTPLCSQEGSFTSQSNRTSASYELTSGEVAILGLVFGIVWLVSILGNALVCLVIHRSRRTQSTTNYFVVSMACSDLLMSLGCAPFILLQVTSGRWPLSAAACKIVRYLQHLCPGVQVYVLLSISVDRFYTIIYPLSFKVSREKAKKMILASWLFDAAFVCPCFFFYGSTAVDSSVGHCDFFLPDSWGSIAYAAVHLLFSFVVPVALIVSFYQRVIRYIWRISADGHTVRRTMNIVPRTKVKTIKMFLMLNSVFFLTWTPFYVAQLWHPTESDGPDRQGLLFFTAITWISFSSTASKPTLYSVYNANFRRGMQETFCMSSMKCYRSNAYTITASSRMAKKNYIGVVDIPVQSKMVTKDSVYDTFDREAKEKKVAWPTNANPPNTFV, encoded by the exons ATGCGGGATGGGACACGGACACGCGCAG CTCCTCACTGTTGCAGCAGCATAACTATGGTGTATGCCCAGTCAACAAACACAGTTGGTGTCAATCCCTCCCTTTACTTACCATCTTTCACATCTTTGACTCAGATGTCATTTAACTACTCTGAGAGGGAAAACCCAACTGTCCTGGCAACCTTACCCACAACTCCCCTCTGCAGCCAAGAGGGCTCATTCACCAGCCAGTCAAACAGGACCTCTGCCTCTTATGAACTGACTTCAGGTGAGGTTGCCATCCTGGGCTTAGTGTTTGGGATTGTCTGGCTGGTCTCCATCCTGGGAAATGCCCTCGTCTGCCTGGTCATCCACAGGAGCCGACGGACTCAGTCCACCACCAACTACTTTGTGGTGTCTATGGCCTGCTCGGACCTGCTCATGAGCCTCGGCTGCGCCCCCTTCATTCTCCTGCAGGTGACCTCAGGTCGATGGCCACTGAGTGCTGCTGCTTGCAAGATTGTACGCTATCTGCAGCACCTTTGCCCTGGCGTGCAGGTATATGTCCTGCTTTCCATCTCTGTGGACCGTTTCTATACGATCATCTACCCACTCAGCTTCAAGGTGTCCAGGGAGAAAGCAAAGAAGATGATCCTGGCCTCATGGCTGTTTGatgcagcatttgtgtgtcccTGCTTCTTCTTCTATGGCTCCACAGCAGTTGACAGCAGCGTGGGTCATTGTGACTTTTTTCTTCCAGACAGTTGGGGTAGTATAGCCTACGCTGCAGTTCaccttttgttcagttttgtggtCCCAGTGGCACTGATTGTGTCGTTTTACCAGAGGGTGATTCGTTATATCTGGAGGATTAGTGCTGATGGCCACACTGTACGCCGAACAATGAACATCGTCCCACGGACTAAAGTCAAGACTATCAAGATGTTTCTCATGCTCAATTCAGTGTTCTTCCTCACCTGGACGCCCTTTTATGTGGCCCAACTGTGGCACCCGACGGAGTCTGATGGTCCCGACAGGCAGGGGCTGCTATTCTTCACAGCAATTACCTGGATCTCCTTCAGCTCCACCGCATCCAAACCAACTCTTTACTCAGTGTACAATGCAAACTTCAGGAGGGGCATGCAGGAGACCTTCTGCATGTCATCCATGAAATGTTATCGCAGTAACGCGTACACCATCACAGCAAGTTCTCGAATGGCTAAAAAGAACTACATTGGGGTGGTGGACATCCCAGTACAATCAAAGATGGTCACCAAGGATTCTGTTTACGATACATTTGACCGAGAAGCAAAAGAAAAGAAGGTAGCCTGGCCCACCAATGCTAACCCCCCAAATACTTTTGTGTAA
- the gpr19 gene encoding putative G-protein coupled receptor 19 isoform X2 — MVYAQSTNTVGVNPSLYLPSFTSLTQMSFNYSERENPTVLATLPTTPLCSQEGSFTSQSNRTSASYELTSGEVAILGLVFGIVWLVSILGNALVCLVIHRSRRTQSTTNYFVVSMACSDLLMSLGCAPFILLQVTSGRWPLSAAACKIVRYLQHLCPGVQVYVLLSISVDRFYTIIYPLSFKVSREKAKKMILASWLFDAAFVCPCFFFYGSTAVDSSVGHCDFFLPDSWGSIAYAAVHLLFSFVVPVALIVSFYQRVIRYIWRISADGHTVRRTMNIVPRTKVKTIKMFLMLNSVFFLTWTPFYVAQLWHPTESDGPDRQGLLFFTAITWISFSSTASKPTLYSVYNANFRRGMQETFCMSSMKCYRSNAYTITASSRMAKKNYIGVVDIPVQSKMVTKDSVYDTFDREAKEKKVAWPTNANPPNTFV; from the coding sequence ATGGTGTATGCCCAGTCAACAAACACAGTTGGTGTCAATCCCTCCCTTTACTTACCATCTTTCACATCTTTGACTCAGATGTCATTTAACTACTCTGAGAGGGAAAACCCAACTGTCCTGGCAACCTTACCCACAACTCCCCTCTGCAGCCAAGAGGGCTCATTCACCAGCCAGTCAAACAGGACCTCTGCCTCTTATGAACTGACTTCAGGTGAGGTTGCCATCCTGGGCTTAGTGTTTGGGATTGTCTGGCTGGTCTCCATCCTGGGAAATGCCCTCGTCTGCCTGGTCATCCACAGGAGCCGACGGACTCAGTCCACCACCAACTACTTTGTGGTGTCTATGGCCTGCTCGGACCTGCTCATGAGCCTCGGCTGCGCCCCCTTCATTCTCCTGCAGGTGACCTCAGGTCGATGGCCACTGAGTGCTGCTGCTTGCAAGATTGTACGCTATCTGCAGCACCTTTGCCCTGGCGTGCAGGTATATGTCCTGCTTTCCATCTCTGTGGACCGTTTCTATACGATCATCTACCCACTCAGCTTCAAGGTGTCCAGGGAGAAAGCAAAGAAGATGATCCTGGCCTCATGGCTGTTTGatgcagcatttgtgtgtcccTGCTTCTTCTTCTATGGCTCCACAGCAGTTGACAGCAGCGTGGGTCATTGTGACTTTTTTCTTCCAGACAGTTGGGGTAGTATAGCCTACGCTGCAGTTCaccttttgttcagttttgtggtCCCAGTGGCACTGATTGTGTCGTTTTACCAGAGGGTGATTCGTTATATCTGGAGGATTAGTGCTGATGGCCACACTGTACGCCGAACAATGAACATCGTCCCACGGACTAAAGTCAAGACTATCAAGATGTTTCTCATGCTCAATTCAGTGTTCTTCCTCACCTGGACGCCCTTTTATGTGGCCCAACTGTGGCACCCGACGGAGTCTGATGGTCCCGACAGGCAGGGGCTGCTATTCTTCACAGCAATTACCTGGATCTCCTTCAGCTCCACCGCATCCAAACCAACTCTTTACTCAGTGTACAATGCAAACTTCAGGAGGGGCATGCAGGAGACCTTCTGCATGTCATCCATGAAATGTTATCGCAGTAACGCGTACACCATCACAGCAAGTTCTCGAATGGCTAAAAAGAACTACATTGGGGTGGTGGACATCCCAGTACAATCAAAGATGGTCACCAAGGATTCTGTTTACGATACATTTGACCGAGAAGCAAAAGAAAAGAAGGTAGCCTGGCCCACCAATGCTAACCCCCCAAATACTTTTGTGTAA